Proteins encoded together in one Candidatus Aminicenantes bacterium window:
- a CDS encoding aminotransferase class I/II-fold pyridoxal phosphate-dependent enzyme, whose amino-acid sequence RNIIIASDGVFSMDGDIADLKCISELANTSDALVMVDDSHATGFLGKTGRGAIEYNDVLGKVDIITSTLGKAMGGASGGFTSGHREMIEILRQKSRPYLFSNTLAPAIAAAGIAAFDLLEKSDGLRRQLMENTQTFRREMGRLGFDINEGEHPIVPILFRKFANDAQLSQLMARDLYAEGIYVVGFFFPVVPRGQSRIRVQISAAHTREHIEKAIAAFAKVGRQLGVI is encoded by the coding sequence CCCGCAACATCATCATTGCCTCCGATGGCGTTTTTTCCATGGACGGCGACATCGCCGACCTGAAGTGCATCAGTGAACTGGCCAACACCTCCGACGCCCTGGTCATGGTCGACGACTCCCACGCCACCGGTTTTTTAGGCAAAACCGGCCGTGGTGCCATTGAATACAACGACGTGCTCGGCAAGGTTGACATCATCACCTCTACTTTGGGCAAGGCCATGGGCGGAGCTTCCGGCGGATTCACCAGCGGCCACCGGGAAATGATCGAGATCCTGCGCCAGAAATCGCGTCCCTACCTGTTTTCCAACACCTTGGCCCCGGCCATCGCCGCAGCCGGCATCGCCGCTTTCGACCTGCTGGAAAAGAGCGACGGCCTGCGCCGGCAGCTGATGGAAAACACCCAGACCTTCCGGCGCGAAATGGGGCGGCTCGGCTTCGACATCAACGAGGGCGAGCACCCCATCGTGCCGATCCTTTTCCGCAAGTTCGCCAACGACGCCCAGCTGTCGCAGTTGATGGCCCGCGACCTGTACGCCGAGGGGATTTACGTGGTCGGTTTCTTTTTCCCGGTCGTGCCGCGCGGCCAGTCGCGCATCCGGGTGCAGATCTCCGCCGCCCACACCAGGGAGCACATCGAGAAAGCCATCGCCGCCTTTGCCAAGGTGGGCCGCCAGCTGGGCGTCATCTAA